A genomic region of Bubalus kerabau isolate K-KA32 ecotype Philippines breed swamp buffalo chromosome 10, PCC_UOA_SB_1v2, whole genome shotgun sequence contains the following coding sequences:
- the MTX3 gene encoding metaxin-3 isoform X2: protein MAAPLELSCWGGGWGLPSVHSDSLVVMAYAKFSGAPLKVNVIDNNWRGSRGDVPVLTTEDDTISQPAKILNFLRKQKYNADYELSAKQGADTLAYIALLEEKLLPAVLHTFWVESDNYFTVTKPWFASRMPFPLSLILPGRMSKGALNRILLTRGEPPFYHLREVEAQIYRDAKECLNLLSNRLGTSQFFFGDMPSTLDAYVFGFLAPLYKVRFPKVQLQEHLKQLSNLCRFCDDILNSYFRVSLGGISPAGQETVDANLQKLTQLVNKESNLIEKMDDNLRQSPQLPPRKLPTLKLTPAEEESNSLHRLSP from the exons ATGGCGGCCCCCTTGGAACTCAGTTGCTGGGGAGGTGGCTGGGGGCTCCCGTCGGTGCACAGCGACtccctggtggtgatg GCTTACGCCAAATTTTCTGGTGCACCCCTGAAAGTCAATGTCATAGATAACAACTGGAGAGGTTCAAGAG GAGATGTACCAGTTTTGACAACTGAAGACGATACTATTTCTCAGCCAGCAAAAATACTaaactttttaagaaaacag aaatacaATGCTGATTATGAACTTTCAGCAAAACAAGGGGCAGATACGCTAGCTTACATTGCTCTCCTTGAAGAGAAGCTTCTTCCTGCAGTG CTTCACACATTCTGGGTTGAGAGTGACAATTACTTTACTGTGACAAAGCCATGGTTTGCTTCACGAATGCCTTTTCCCTTGAGTTTGATCCTGCCTGGAAGAATGTCTAAAGGAGCACTGAATAGGATTCTCCTAACCAGGGGAGAGCCTCCCTTCTACCACCTTCGAGAAGTAGAAGCTCAG ATATACAGAGATGCGAAGGAGTGCCTAAATCTTCTGTCAAACAGATTGGGAACATCTCAGTTTTTCTTTGGAGATAT GCCTTCCACTTTGGATGCCTATGTGTTTGGTTTTCTCGCACCTCTTTATAAAGTACGTTTTCCTAAAGTTCAGTTACAAGAACATTTGAAGCAGCTCTCCAACCTGTGTCGCTTTTGTGATGACATCCTAAACAGTTATTTTAGGGTTAGTCTTGGAG GCATCTCTCCTGCTGGACAAGAAACGGTAGATGCAAATctacagaaactgacacaacttGTAAATAAGGAATCCAACTTGATTGAAAAG ATGGATGACAATCTTCGCCAAAGCCCTCAGCTTCCTCCTCGGAAACTGCCAACACTTAAATTGACTCCAGCAGAAGAAGAAAGTAATTCCTTACACCGGCTATCACCCTGA
- the MTX3 gene encoding metaxin-3 isoform X1 produces MAAPLELSCWGGGWGLPSVHSDSLVVMAYAKFSGAPLKVNVIDNNWRGSRGDVPVLTTEDDTISQPAKILNFLRKQKYNADYELSAKQGADTLAYIALLEEKLLPAVCFSPLLLQLHTFWVESDNYFTVTKPWFASRMPFPLSLILPGRMSKGALNRILLTRGEPPFYHLREVEAQIYRDAKECLNLLSNRLGTSQFFFGDMPSTLDAYVFGFLAPLYKVRFPKVQLQEHLKQLSNLCRFCDDILNSYFRVSLGGISPAGQETVDANLQKLTQLVNKESNLIEKMDDNLRQSPQLPPRKLPTLKLTPAEEESNSLHRLSP; encoded by the exons ATGGCGGCCCCCTTGGAACTCAGTTGCTGGGGAGGTGGCTGGGGGCTCCCGTCGGTGCACAGCGACtccctggtggtgatg GCTTACGCCAAATTTTCTGGTGCACCCCTGAAAGTCAATGTCATAGATAACAACTGGAGAGGTTCAAGAG GAGATGTACCAGTTTTGACAACTGAAGACGATACTATTTCTCAGCCAGCAAAAATACTaaactttttaagaaaacag aaatacaATGCTGATTATGAACTTTCAGCAAAACAAGGGGCAGATACGCTAGCTTACATTGCTCTCCTTGAAGAGAAGCTTCTTCCTGCAGTG TGTTTTTCCCCCCTCCTTTTGCAGCTTCACACATTCTGGGTTGAGAGTGACAATTACTTTACTGTGACAAAGCCATGGTTTGCTTCACGAATGCCTTTTCCCTTGAGTTTGATCCTGCCTGGAAGAATGTCTAAAGGAGCACTGAATAGGATTCTCCTAACCAGGGGAGAGCCTCCCTTCTACCACCTTCGAGAAGTAGAAGCTCAG ATATACAGAGATGCGAAGGAGTGCCTAAATCTTCTGTCAAACAGATTGGGAACATCTCAGTTTTTCTTTGGAGATAT GCCTTCCACTTTGGATGCCTATGTGTTTGGTTTTCTCGCACCTCTTTATAAAGTACGTTTTCCTAAAGTTCAGTTACAAGAACATTTGAAGCAGCTCTCCAACCTGTGTCGCTTTTGTGATGACATCCTAAACAGTTATTTTAGGGTTAGTCTTGGAG GCATCTCTCCTGCTGGACAAGAAACGGTAGATGCAAATctacagaaactgacacaacttGTAAATAAGGAATCCAACTTGATTGAAAAG ATGGATGACAATCTTCGCCAAAGCCCTCAGCTTCCTCCTCGGAAACTGCCAACACTTAAATTGACTCCAGCAGAAGAAGAAAGTAATTCCTTACACCGGCTATCACCCTGA
- the MTX3 gene encoding metaxin-3 isoform X4, producing MAAPLELSCWGGGWGLPSVHSDSLVVMAYAKFSGAPLKVNVIDNNWRGSRGDVPVLTTEDDTISQPAKILNFLRKQKYNADYELSAKQGADTLAYIALLEEKLLPAVCFSPLLLQLHTFWVESDNYFTVTKPWFASRMPFPLSLILPGRMSKGALNRILLTRGEPPFYHLREVEAQIYRDAKECLNLLSNRLGTSQFFFGDMPSTLDAYVFGFLAPLYKVRFPKVQLQEHLKQLSNLCRFCDDILNSYFRVSLGDG from the exons ATGGCGGCCCCCTTGGAACTCAGTTGCTGGGGAGGTGGCTGGGGGCTCCCGTCGGTGCACAGCGACtccctggtggtgatg GCTTACGCCAAATTTTCTGGTGCACCCCTGAAAGTCAATGTCATAGATAACAACTGGAGAGGTTCAAGAG GAGATGTACCAGTTTTGACAACTGAAGACGATACTATTTCTCAGCCAGCAAAAATACTaaactttttaagaaaacag aaatacaATGCTGATTATGAACTTTCAGCAAAACAAGGGGCAGATACGCTAGCTTACATTGCTCTCCTTGAAGAGAAGCTTCTTCCTGCAGTG TGTTTTTCCCCCCTCCTTTTGCAGCTTCACACATTCTGGGTTGAGAGTGACAATTACTTTACTGTGACAAAGCCATGGTTTGCTTCACGAATGCCTTTTCCCTTGAGTTTGATCCTGCCTGGAAGAATGTCTAAAGGAGCACTGAATAGGATTCTCCTAACCAGGGGAGAGCCTCCCTTCTACCACCTTCGAGAAGTAGAAGCTCAG ATATACAGAGATGCGAAGGAGTGCCTAAATCTTCTGTCAAACAGATTGGGAACATCTCAGTTTTTCTTTGGAGATAT GCCTTCCACTTTGGATGCCTATGTGTTTGGTTTTCTCGCACCTCTTTATAAAGTACGTTTTCCTAAAGTTCAGTTACAAGAACATTTGAAGCAGCTCTCCAACCTGTGTCGCTTTTGTGATGACATCCTAAACAGTTATTTTAGGGTTAGTCTTGGAG ATGGATGA
- the MTX3 gene encoding metaxin-3 isoform X3, producing MAAPLELSCWGGGWGLPSVHSDSLVVMAYAKFSGAPLKVNVIDNNWRGSRGDVPVLTTEDDTISQPAKILNFLRKQKYNADYELSAKQGADTLAYIALLEEKLLPAVCFSPLLLQLHTFWVESDNYFTVTKPWFASRMPFPLSLILPGRMSKGALNRILLTRGEPPFYHLREVEAQIYRDAKECLNLLSNRLGTSQFFFGDMPSTLDAYVFGFLAPLYKVRFPKVQLQEHLKQLSNLCRFCDDILNSYFRVSLGAFSCVNRNEQQIDFGEVHSHDSTTCKLITPDWRHLSCWTRNGRCKSTETDTTCK from the exons ATGGCGGCCCCCTTGGAACTCAGTTGCTGGGGAGGTGGCTGGGGGCTCCCGTCGGTGCACAGCGACtccctggtggtgatg GCTTACGCCAAATTTTCTGGTGCACCCCTGAAAGTCAATGTCATAGATAACAACTGGAGAGGTTCAAGAG GAGATGTACCAGTTTTGACAACTGAAGACGATACTATTTCTCAGCCAGCAAAAATACTaaactttttaagaaaacag aaatacaATGCTGATTATGAACTTTCAGCAAAACAAGGGGCAGATACGCTAGCTTACATTGCTCTCCTTGAAGAGAAGCTTCTTCCTGCAGTG TGTTTTTCCCCCCTCCTTTTGCAGCTTCACACATTCTGGGTTGAGAGTGACAATTACTTTACTGTGACAAAGCCATGGTTTGCTTCACGAATGCCTTTTCCCTTGAGTTTGATCCTGCCTGGAAGAATGTCTAAAGGAGCACTGAATAGGATTCTCCTAACCAGGGGAGAGCCTCCCTTCTACCACCTTCGAGAAGTAGAAGCTCAG ATATACAGAGATGCGAAGGAGTGCCTAAATCTTCTGTCAAACAGATTGGGAACATCTCAGTTTTTCTTTGGAGATAT GCCTTCCACTTTGGATGCCTATGTGTTTGGTTTTCTCGCACCTCTTTATAAAGTACGTTTTCCTAAAGTTCAGTTACAAGAACATTTGAAGCAGCTCTCCAACCTGTGTCGCTTTTGTGATGACATCCTAAACAGTTATTTTAGGGTTAGTCTTGGAG CATTTTCCTGCGTGAACAGAAATGAGCAGCAGATTGATTTTGGTGAGGTACACTCCCATGATTCCACTACTTGCAAACTGATTACACCAGACTGGAG GCATCTCTCCTGCTGGACAAGAAACGGTAGATGCAAATctacagaaactgacacaacttGTAAATAA